The following proteins are encoded in a genomic region of Laspinema palackyanum D2c:
- the rplL gene encoding 50S ribosomal protein L7/L12, which translates to MSAATDEILEKLKSLTLLEASELVKQIEEAFGVSAAAPAGGMMMMAPGAAAAAEEVEEKTEFDVILEEVPADKKIAVLKVVRALTGLGLKEAKDMVESAPKPIKEGIAKDAAEDAKKQLEEAGGKVSIK; encoded by the coding sequence ATGTCTGCAGCAACTGATGAAATTCTCGAAAAGCTAAAATCCTTGACCTTGTTGGAAGCTTCTGAACTGGTCAAACAAATTGAAGAAGCCTTTGGCGTGAGCGCTGCTGCACCCGCAGGCGGCATGATGATGATGGCTCCTGGCGCTGCTGCTGCTGCTGAAGAAGTCGAAGAGAAGACTGAATTTGATGTCATTCTCGAAGAAGTTCCCGCAGACAAGAAAATTGCTGTTCTCAAAGTTGTGCGTGCTTTGACCGGATTAGGTCTGAAAGAAGCCAAAGATATGGTTGAATCTGCACCGAAGCCGATTAAAGAAGGCATCGCCAAAGATGCAGCGGAAGATGCTAAGAAGCAACTGGAAGAAGCAGGCGGAAAAGTCAGCATCAAGTAA
- the rplJ gene encoding 50S ribosomal protein L10, translated as MGKTLEDKQAMVTELKQELSQAQMTLVIDYKGLTVAEITDLRRRLRESGATCAVAKNTLMRRAVDGDENWQSLEEFLKDSSAFLFLKDDLNGPIKAYQDFQKATKKSELRGGVLEGKALTFEQVKAIGDLPSKEELMAQIAGALNAVATKIAVGIKEVPSGLARGLQAYADKDGSTSDEDQAA; from the coding sequence GTGGGTAAAACGCTAGAAGATAAACAAGCGATGGTGACGGAGCTCAAACAAGAGTTGAGCCAAGCCCAGATGACGCTTGTGATTGATTACAAAGGGTTAACCGTGGCGGAGATTACCGATTTACGTCGGCGTCTGCGCGAAAGCGGTGCAACCTGTGCAGTCGCTAAAAACACCCTGATGCGACGGGCTGTTGATGGCGACGAAAATTGGCAATCTTTAGAGGAATTCCTCAAAGATTCCTCTGCCTTTTTATTCCTGAAAGATGACCTGAATGGTCCGATTAAGGCGTATCAAGACTTCCAAAAAGCGACCAAGAAGAGTGAACTTCGCGGTGGTGTATTAGAAGGAAAAGCGCTGACTTTCGAGCAAGTGAAGGCGATCGGAGATCTTCCCTCCAAGGAAGAACTCATGGCGCAAATCGCCGGGGCCCTCAATGCAGTGGCCACCAAGATTGCTGTGGGGATCAAAGAAGTTCCTTCGGGTCTGGCCCGGGGTCTCCAAGCCTACGCCGACAAAGACGGCAGCACCAGCGACGAAGACCAAGCGGCCTAG
- the rplA gene encoding 50S ribosomal protein L1, producing MPKKISRRLQELNKKVEERPYQPLEALTLLKETATAKFPESAEAHIRLGIDPKYTDQQLRTTVALPKGTGQTVRVAVIARGEKVNEATQAGADLAGSEDLIAEIQQGRMDFDKLIATPDMMPQVAKLGKLLGPRGLMPSPKGGTVTFDLGQAINEFKAGKLEFRADRTGIVHVMFGKAAFPTEDLLVNLKALQESIDRNRPSGAKGRYWRSVYVTSTMGPSIEVDISALRDLKLTETA from the coding sequence ATGCCAAAAAAAATCTCGCGTAGATTACAAGAACTCAACAAAAAGGTTGAAGAGCGGCCTTATCAACCCTTAGAGGCGCTCACCCTTTTAAAAGAGACCGCTACAGCCAAATTTCCTGAATCCGCCGAAGCTCATATTCGCTTAGGCATTGATCCCAAGTACACCGACCAACAGCTACGGACCACCGTGGCCCTCCCCAAAGGAACGGGTCAAACCGTCCGCGTGGCGGTGATCGCTCGGGGGGAAAAAGTGAACGAAGCCACCCAAGCCGGTGCAGATTTAGCAGGATCAGAAGATCTCATTGCTGAAATCCAACAAGGCCGCATGGACTTTGATAAACTGATTGCCACCCCGGACATGATGCCCCAAGTTGCCAAATTAGGTAAACTTCTCGGTCCCCGTGGGTTGATGCCTTCGCCAAAAGGTGGTACAGTAACCTTTGACCTCGGTCAAGCAATTAACGAGTTCAAAGCCGGTAAACTAGAATTTCGGGCCGATCGCACGGGCATCGTCCATGTCATGTTTGGGAAAGCCGCTTTCCCGACTGAAGATCTCCTAGTCAACCTGAAGGCGTTGCAAGAAAGCATTGACCGCAACCGTCCTTCTGGTGCTAAAGGCCGCTACTGGCGCAGTGTATATGTGACTTCAACGATGGGACCCTCCATTGAAGTTGATATCAGTGCCTTGCGAGATCTCAAACTGACAGAAACCGCCTAA
- the rplK gene encoding 50S ribosomal protein L11, producing the protein MAKKVVAVIKLAINAGKANPAPPIGPALGQHGVNIMMFCKEYNARTADQAGLVVPVEISVFEDRSFTFILKTPPASVLIRKAAGIERGSGEPNRKKVAQISRDQLRDIAQTKMPDLNANDIEAAMKIVEGTARNMGVTVGD; encoded by the coding sequence ATGGCAAAAAAAGTAGTTGCGGTGATTAAGTTGGCGATTAATGCCGGAAAAGCCAACCCCGCACCCCCGATCGGGCCTGCGCTCGGTCAGCATGGCGTGAACATCATGATGTTCTGTAAAGAATATAACGCCAGAACTGCCGATCAAGCGGGTCTCGTGGTGCCGGTAGAAATTTCCGTCTTTGAGGACCGCAGTTTCACCTTCATTCTGAAAACCCCTCCCGCCTCTGTCTTGATTCGCAAGGCAGCAGGGATTGAAAGAGGTTCAGGGGAACCCAATCGCAAGAAAGTGGCGCAAATCTCCCGGGATCAACTCCGAGATATTGCCCAAACGAAAATGCCCGACCTCAATGCCAATGACATTGAAGCGGCCATGAAAATTGTCGAAGGGACCGCCCGGAATATGGGTGTGACCGTCGGCGATTAG
- the nusG gene encoding transcription termination/antitermination protein NusG: MMFASDDDSQYPTQPSETDEAEESTSSVQKRWYAVQVASGCEKRVKATLEQRIQTLDMGERIFQVEIPQAAAFKIRKDGSRQQTDEKIFPGYVLVQMDMDDESWQVVKNTPHVINFVGAEQKRRYGRGRGHVKPMPLSYSEVQRIFRQRDEAEPVVKTYLTPGEKIEVVSGPFKDFDGEVIEVSPERSKLKALLSIFGRDTPVELEFNQVRKLS; this comes from the coding sequence ATGATGTTTGCATCGGACGACGACTCTCAATATCCAACTCAACCGTCAGAAACCGACGAAGCGGAAGAATCCACATCATCAGTGCAAAAGCGCTGGTATGCCGTCCAGGTAGCTTCCGGCTGTGAAAAACGGGTCAAAGCGACCCTAGAACAGCGGATTCAAACCTTGGATATGGGTGAGCGGATTTTTCAAGTTGAGATTCCCCAAGCTGCTGCCTTTAAAATTCGCAAGGATGGAAGCAGACAGCAAACGGATGAAAAAATCTTCCCCGGTTACGTCCTCGTCCAAATGGACATGGATGATGAAAGCTGGCAGGTTGTCAAAAACACCCCCCATGTGATTAACTTTGTGGGGGCAGAACAAAAACGCCGTTACGGACGCGGACGCGGTCACGTCAAACCCATGCCCCTGAGTTATTCGGAAGTTCAACGAATATTCAGGCAACGGGATGAAGCAGAGCCAGTAGTAAAAACTTATTTGACTCCAGGAGAAAAAATTGAAGTGGTCTCTGGACCCTTTAAAGATTTTGATGGGGAAGTCATTGAAGTTAGCCCAGAGCGCAGTAAGCTCAAAGCACTTCTGTCTATCTTCGGACGAGATACGCCCGTCGAACTGGAGTTTAATCAAGTCCGCAAATTGAGTTAA
- the secE gene encoding preprotein translocase subunit SecE — protein MAKNNEANQETASGFNPAEFFQETKEELAKVVWPSRQQVISESLAVLSMVALIASLIYFIDKFFGWAATQVFG, from the coding sequence GTGGCAAAGAATAACGAAGCAAACCAAGAAACAGCAAGCGGTTTCAATCCCGCAGAGTTTTTCCAGGAAACAAAAGAAGAACTAGCTAAGGTAGTTTGGCCATCTCGGCAGCAGGTAATTAGTGAATCATTGGCCGTCCTTTCGATGGTCGCCTTAATTGCCAGCTTAATCTATTTCATCGATAAATTTTTTGGTTGGGCAGCTACACAGGTGTTCGGATGA
- the rplS gene encoding 50S ribosomal protein L19, translating to MKAEEIIRGIEAEQLKTDLPQIYVGDSVRVGVRIREAGKERTQPYEGVVIAMRNGGINETITVRRVFQGVGVERVFLLHSPRIESIKILRRGKARRAKLYYLRDRVGKATRIKQRFDRPI from the coding sequence ATGAAGGCTGAAGAGATTATCCGTGGCATTGAGGCGGAACAGTTAAAAACTGACCTGCCGCAGATTTATGTTGGTGACAGCGTAAGAGTGGGCGTCAGAATTAGAGAAGCGGGCAAAGAAAGAACCCAGCCATACGAGGGCGTGGTGATTGCCATGCGCAATGGTGGGATTAACGAAACCATTACCGTGCGCCGCGTGTTCCAGGGAGTCGGGGTGGAACGAGTCTTTTTGCTGCACTCGCCCCGGATTGAGAGCATCAAAATATTGCGTCGGGGTAAAGCACGACGGGCGAAGCTGTACTATCTGCGCGATCGCGTGGGTAAAGCTACCCGTATCAAACAACGGTTTGACCGCCCTATCTAA
- a CDS encoding homospermidine biosynthesis protein — protein sequence MSQMIDRKIAPAPMTENVSVVDLIDGYFTAYNSARLREICHLLTQKVMREGVTVGLSLSGAMTPAGFGVSALAPLIRNGFIDYIISTGANLYHDIHYGLGLNLYAGNPFVDDIKLREEGHIRIYDIIFDYDVLLETDAFIRTILRAEPFQKRMGTAEFHYLLGKYVREIEKQRGVEHSCLLATAYECGVPIYTSSPGDSSIGMNVAALALEGSQLIIDPAIDVNETAAIAYAARDPNKDFPGESAAFILGGGSPKNFLLQTQPQIHEVLGLEERGHDYFIQITDARPDTGGLSGATPAEAVSWGKVDPNELPNTVVCYTDSTIALPILTAYVMNQCPPRSLKRLYDRRQEMLTKLQLDYQLAQAKKSERTVPTVSERPEPVATYPCGTPIRKGRG from the coding sequence ATGTCTCAAATGATAGATCGCAAAATTGCCCCCGCCCCCATGACCGAGAACGTGAGTGTCGTGGACTTAATTGATGGTTACTTCACCGCTTATAATTCCGCTCGGTTGCGGGAAATCTGTCACCTGCTGACCCAAAAGGTGATGCGGGAAGGGGTGACTGTGGGACTGAGCCTATCAGGGGCCATGACTCCGGCGGGATTTGGGGTATCCGCCTTAGCACCGCTGATCCGCAACGGCTTTATTGATTACATCATCAGTACCGGCGCAAATCTGTATCACGATATCCATTACGGACTCGGATTAAACCTCTATGCAGGAAATCCGTTCGTCGATGATATCAAGCTGCGGGAAGAGGGTCATATCCGCATCTACGACATCATTTTTGACTACGATGTGTTGCTCGAAACCGATGCCTTTATTCGGACGATTTTGCGCGCCGAACCGTTTCAGAAGCGGATGGGAACGGCTGAATTTCACTATCTGCTGGGCAAATATGTCCGGGAAATTGAGAAGCAACGCGGGGTAGAACATTCCTGCTTGCTGGCAACGGCGTATGAGTGCGGGGTGCCGATTTATACCTCGTCGCCAGGAGATAGTTCGATCGGGATGAATGTGGCGGCGCTTGCTCTAGAAGGGTCGCAATTAATCATTGATCCGGCGATCGATGTCAACGAAACAGCGGCGATCGCCTATGCTGCCCGGGACCCCAACAAAGACTTCCCCGGAGAAAGTGCCGCCTTCATTCTCGGTGGCGGTTCTCCGAAAAACTTCCTCCTGCAAACCCAACCCCAAATTCACGAGGTCCTCGGTTTAGAAGAACGGGGACATGACTACTTCATCCAGATTACCGATGCCCGTCCCGATACCGGCGGTTTATCTGGGGCCACCCCCGCTGAAGCCGTAAGCTGGGGCAAAGTTGACCCCAACGAACTGCCCAATACCGTGGTTTGCTACACCGACAGCACGATCGCCCTGCCGATTCTCACCGCTTATGTGATGAATCAATGTCCCCCGCGTTCCCTCAAGCGACTGTACGATCGCCGCCAGGAAATGCTGACCAAACTGCAATTAGACTACCAATTGGCGCAAGCGAAAAAATCTGAACGAACTGTCCCCACAGTTTCCGAAAGACCCGAACCTGTTGCCACTTATCCCTGCGGTACGCCCATCCGCAAGGGCCGTGGTTAG
- a CDS encoding Hsp20/alpha crystallin family protein, with protein sequence MRTSMNFDLLREVDAWGRQFEQLLTEQPPCQRPEMGRVWQPAIELEETENSFVLRVEVPGLTGSEIDVQASRFQVAIAAHRQPPQNVSQNSGYLRSELRYGKLRRVVPLTKPIVPDRIEAQLKDGILTLTLPKFSAQQPQVVKVQLDEFKSEVNPMMPVEQKPELTPQKTEEKIASSEGELLNDLWAAQG encoded by the coding sequence ATGAGAACATCAATGAATTTTGACCTGTTACGCGAGGTCGATGCCTGGGGACGTCAATTTGAACAACTCTTAACTGAACAACCCCCGTGCCAACGTCCCGAAATGGGTAGAGTGTGGCAACCGGCGATCGAACTGGAAGAAACTGAGAATAGCTTTGTATTGCGGGTGGAAGTACCCGGTTTAACGGGATCCGAGATTGATGTGCAAGCGAGTCGCTTTCAAGTGGCGATCGCCGCCCACCGTCAGCCCCCCCAGAACGTGAGTCAGAACAGCGGTTACCTGCGTTCCGAACTCCGTTACGGCAAGTTACGTCGGGTCGTACCCTTGACGAAACCGATTGTCCCGGACCGCATCGAAGCCCAGTTAAAGGATGGCATTCTCACCTTAACCTTGCCGAAATTTTCGGCCCAACAACCCCAAGTGGTCAAGGTGCAGTTGGATGAGTTCAAATCTGAGGTTAATCCCATGATGCCGGTGGAGCAGAAACCGGAGCTAACCCCACAGAAAACTGAGGAGAAAATCGCTTCCAGTGAAGGGGAACTGTTAAACGACTTATGGGCAGCCCAAGGGTAA
- the dnaK gene encoding molecular chaperone DnaK, whose product MGKVVGIDLGTTNSCVAVMEGGKPTVIANAEGFRTTPSVVAYTKNSDRLVGQIAKRQAVMNPENTFYSVKRFIGRKHTEVTHETTEVSYKVLNINGNVKIDCPALSKQYAPEEISAQVLRKLVDDASTYLGEKVTQAVITVPAYFNDSQRQATKDAGKIAGIEVLRIINEPTAASLAYGLDKKSNETILVFDLGGGTFDVSILEVGDGVFEVLATSGDTHLGGDDFDKKIVDFLAEEFRKAEGIDLRKDKQALQRLTEAAEKAKIELSSVTQTEINLPFITATQEGPKHLDTTLTRAKFEELTADLIDRCGIPVENAVRDAKLDKSAIDEVVLVGGSTRIPAVKELVKKVLGKEPNQTVNPDEVVAVGAAIQAGVLAGEVKDILLLDVTPLSLGVETLGGVMTKIIPRNTTIPTKKSEVFSTAVDGQTNVEIHILQGEREMANDNKSLGTFRLDGIPPAQRGIPQIEVTFDIDANGILNVHAKDKGTGKEQSISITGASTLPGDEVERMVREAESNASADKERREKIDLKNQADSLTYQAEKQMAELGDKVPADEKTKVTDLIQALKDAIAKDDFDLMKSQMTELQQALYAIGSKIYEQSGGAAGGPSNDNDGSSGGTPPSGGSDEDVIDAEFSETK is encoded by the coding sequence ATGGGTAAAGTAGTTGGAATTGACTTAGGAACCACAAACTCTTGCGTTGCTGTGATGGAAGGGGGTAAACCCACCGTTATCGCTAACGCAGAAGGCTTCCGGACCACGCCTTCGGTCGTCGCTTACACGAAAAACAGCGATCGCCTCGTTGGTCAAATCGCCAAGCGTCAAGCGGTGATGAACCCGGAAAACACCTTCTATTCCGTGAAGCGCTTCATCGGACGCAAACATACCGAAGTCACTCACGAAACCACCGAGGTTTCCTACAAAGTCCTTAATATCAATGGCAACGTTAAGATCGATTGCCCTGCTTTAAGCAAGCAATATGCTCCCGAAGAAATTTCTGCTCAAGTGCTGCGGAAACTGGTGGATGATGCCAGCACCTACCTCGGCGAAAAAGTCACCCAAGCCGTGATTACGGTTCCCGCCTATTTCAACGATTCTCAGCGTCAAGCAACGAAAGACGCCGGGAAAATTGCCGGGATTGAAGTGCTGCGGATTATCAACGAACCGACTGCCGCTTCTCTGGCTTATGGGTTAGACAAGAAGAGTAATGAAACCATTCTGGTGTTTGACTTAGGGGGTGGGACCTTCGACGTTTCCATCTTAGAAGTTGGCGACGGTGTGTTTGAAGTGCTCGCCACCTCCGGTGATACCCACTTGGGTGGGGATGACTTCGATAAGAAAATTGTGGACTTCCTCGCCGAAGAATTCCGCAAGGCAGAAGGAATCGACCTGCGCAAGGATAAGCAAGCCCTGCAACGGTTGACTGAGGCCGCTGAAAAGGCCAAAATTGAGCTCTCTAGCGTGACTCAAACGGAAATCAACCTGCCGTTTATCACCGCAACTCAAGAAGGTCCGAAGCACTTAGATACGACCTTGACTCGGGCTAAGTTTGAGGAACTGACGGCAGATTTAATCGACCGTTGCGGCATTCCCGTAGAAAATGCGGTTCGTGATGCCAAGTTGGATAAGAGTGCGATCGATGAAGTCGTGCTCGTCGGAGGTTCCACCCGGATTCCTGCGGTGAAAGAACTGGTGAAAAAGGTTCTCGGCAAGGAACCGAACCAAACCGTGAACCCGGATGAAGTGGTAGCCGTGGGTGCTGCTATTCAAGCTGGGGTGCTGGCAGGGGAAGTTAAAGACATTCTGCTGCTGGACGTGACTCCCCTCTCCCTGGGTGTGGAAACCCTGGGTGGCGTGATGACCAAGATTATTCCTCGCAACACCACGATTCCTACCAAGAAATCCGAAGTGTTCTCCACCGCAGTGGATGGTCAAACCAATGTGGAAATCCACATTCTGCAAGGGGAACGGGAAATGGCGAACGATAACAAGAGTTTGGGAACGTTCCGCTTAGATGGCATTCCCCCGGCACAACGTGGGATTCCTCAAATTGAAGTGACGTTTGATATTGATGCGAACGGGATCCTGAATGTCCATGCGAAGGATAAGGGGACTGGTAAGGAACAGTCGATCAGTATCACGGGTGCGAGTACCCTGCCTGGAGATGAAGTGGAACGGATGGTCCGAGAAGCTGAATCCAATGCCTCGGCAGATAAAGAACGTCGCGAGAAGATTGATCTGAAGAACCAAGCGGATTCGTTGACTTATCAAGCTGAGAAGCAGATGGCTGAGTTGGGAGATAAGGTCCCGGCAGATGAGAAGACGAAGGTGACTGATTTGATTCAGGCGCTTAAGGATGCGATCGCCAAGGATGACTTTGACCTGATGAAGTCGCAAATGACTGAGTTGCAACAAGCTCTGTATGCGATCGGTAGCAAGATCTACGAGCAATCCGGCGGTGCTGCCGGTGGCCCATCGAATGATAATGACGGCAGCAGTGGTGGTACTCCTCCCTCTGGCGGTTCTGATGAAGATGTAATCGACGCTGAGTTCTCTGAAACGAAGTAG
- a CDS encoding tetratricopeptide repeat-containing S1 family peptidase yields MKVYRILLAVLIGLAMAVAQPYLGTAMGDRVDQVKAIAQEITVLIPETEPESGKTANGSGFLIAQQGNTYTVLTANHVVCRDQQPVCKQPRPGLKVVTHDGQEHSLDFNTVKKLPEVDLAILQFDSNRNYKLATLANYDTNINSERDLRLPNGELIREYGHFVFASGWPGVNNRDIAQLKYRFSVGRLLPENKMVGFRIRPVAEGYQAVYTSITYPGMSGGPVLDTDGRVIAVHGQNEGERVSNEGASGNERVLIGYSLSIPISKFLNLAPQVSIPLNNVTIQTNPARALNQDDIEAIGTEFVLAGMQEQNAAQPNSAVYWANQGNQYWRALKPPEALDAYEKALEIDSEFYPVWYGKGLVKTFQEKYDEAFVSYNKAITILDQQIAQFPRETERQNRREWVVKLRDQIQPLMANSPPTSTTPPVNSPAPQTQSESTMQPSPSSPPPAPISPPQPQPETQPGLLW; encoded by the coding sequence ATGAAAGTATATCGTATCCTTTTAGCGGTCCTCATTGGTTTGGCAATGGCTGTAGCACAACCCTACCTCGGGACCGCTATGGGCGATCGCGTTGATCAAGTCAAGGCGATCGCTCAAGAAATTACCGTCTTAATTCCTGAAACCGAGCCCGAATCAGGCAAAACGGCTAACGGGTCCGGGTTTCTGATTGCCCAACAAGGAAACACCTATACGGTACTAACCGCTAATCATGTAGTTTGTAGAGATCAACAACCCGTTTGTAAGCAACCCCGTCCTGGACTGAAGGTGGTAACCCATGACGGACAAGAACATTCCCTAGATTTTAATACCGTAAAAAAACTTCCCGAAGTCGATTTAGCCATCCTGCAATTCGACAGCAACAGGAATTATAAATTAGCGACCCTGGCTAATTATGATACTAATATTAATAGCGAACGAGACCTGCGACTTCCTAATGGGGAACTTATTCGGGAATATGGACATTTTGTGTTCGCTTCTGGATGGCCGGGAGTTAATAATCGAGATATCGCTCAATTAAAGTATCGATTTAGTGTCGGGAGACTCCTGCCCGAGAATAAAATGGTCGGGTTTAGAATTCGCCCGGTTGCAGAAGGTTACCAAGCCGTTTATACGAGTATAACTTATCCGGGGATGAGTGGGGGTCCGGTCTTAGATACCGATGGGAGAGTCATTGCTGTTCATGGACAAAATGAAGGAGAACGGGTTTCTAATGAAGGGGCTTCAGGAAACGAACGAGTGCTTATTGGCTATAGTTTATCAATTCCGATTTCTAAATTTTTGAATTTAGCACCCCAAGTCAGTATTCCTTTAAATAATGTCACCATCCAAACTAATCCGGCTCGGGCATTAAATCAAGATGATATCGAGGCGATCGGGACAGAATTTGTGTTGGCGGGGATGCAGGAGCAAAATGCGGCACAGCCCAATAGTGCAGTGTATTGGGCCAATCAGGGAAATCAATATTGGAGAGCCTTGAAGCCTCCAGAAGCGCTTGATGCTTATGAAAAAGCCCTGGAAATCGATTCAGAATTCTATCCAGTTTGGTATGGGAAAGGATTAGTGAAAACCTTTCAGGAGAAGTATGATGAGGCATTTGTCAGTTACAACAAAGCCATCACAATTCTTGACCAACAAATCGCACAATTTCCCAGAGAAACAGAAAGACAAAATAGAAGAGAGTGGGTAGTGAAGCTGCGAGACCAAATCCAGCCTTTGATGGCGAATTCCCCTCCTACATCCACAACCCCACCAGTTAATTCTCCAGCGCCCCAAACCCAGTCCGAATCAACGATGCAACCAAGTCCATCCTCACCCCCACCAGCCCCCATTTCACCACCCCAACCCCAACCGGAAACCCAACCGGGATTGTTATGGTAA